In Osmia bicornis bicornis chromosome 1, iOsmBic2.1, whole genome shotgun sequence, the following proteins share a genomic window:
- the LOC114870865 gene encoding inner centromere protein-like: MEKDPTESPQDTVSSTHDFLAKLRRSSRNRESYDDLTNLESELRRAYMSKELETQLMERQTERYIQNIRKQRTAKQQLLDQQAVHEEDLQRQISNQKKSSEYRAELTLQMEEKEEEKKMMMEEARREREVLTEVDQIREYTERSRAEETKMERMETMKREYLIHEEMKEIRRQEDMEAEAIKLEEDQQYLKELDERKLKMKQLLQEQHEKREKIILELGRVLMCKEMEKREREILMIELVTEDLKRELMIKDEEERARRQMMREELATDLQEQIIFTEECKMRFVEQDKAFAEEIMKNIMENERIARLTYNARKRMQAQYKDDLARLIETRRIIRQKEICKMEEEAKDEGKREKKKLEMVHDERKRLLEQHVKNISEFIDKAALTQEEMRIVNKP, from the coding sequence atggagaaagacCCAACCGAGTCTCCCCAGGACACCGTCTCCTCGACCCACGATTTCCTCGCGAAACTCCGTCGAAGCAGCCGGAACCGAGAATCTTACGACGATCTGACGAACCTCGAGTCGGAATTACGTCGAGCTTACATGTCGAAAGAGCTGGAAACGCAGCTGATGGAGCGTCAAACCGAGCGTTACATCCAAAACATACGTAAACAACGGACAGCGAAACAGCAGCTGTTGGATCAACAGGCGGTCCACGAGGAGGATCTACAGCGACAGATCTCGAATCAAAAGAAATCCTCGGAATACAGAGCCGAGTTGACTTTGCAGATGGAGGAGAaggaggaagagaagaaaatgatGATGGAGGAGgcgagaagagaaagagaggtgCTGACGGAAGTAGACCAAATCAGGGAATACACCGAGAGGAGCAGAGCGGAGGAGACGAAGATGGAACGGATGGAAACTATGAAGAGAGAATATTTGATCCACGAAGAGATGAAGGAGATTCGTCGTCAGGAGGACATGGAGGCGGAAGCGATAAAACTTGAAGAGGACCAACAGTATCTGAAGGAGTTGGACGAACGTaagttaaaaatgaaacagcTTCTTCAGGAGCAGCATgagaaaagggagaaaatTATTCTTGAATTAGGAAGAGTGTTGATGTGTAAAGAAAtggagaaaagagaaagagagatctTGATGATCGAACTGGTGACTGAGGATCTAAAACGTGAATTGATGATTAAAGATGAAGAGGAGAGGGCTAGGAGGCAGATGATGAGGGAGGAACTAGCAACTGATCTTCAggaacaaattatttttactgAAGAATGTAAAATGCGTTTCGTGGAGCAAGACAAAGCGTTTGCCGAAGAGATCATGAAAAATATcatggaaaatgaaagaattgCTAGGCTCACTTATAATGCCAGAAAAAGGATGCAGGCTCAGTACAAGGATGATCTAGCGAGGTTAATAGAGACCCGTCGTATCATTCGACAGAAGGAAATCTGTAAAATGGAGGAGGAAGCTAAGGACGAGGGAAAGAGGGAGAAGAAGAAGTTGGAGATGGTTCACGATGAAAGGAAGAGACTGTTGGAACAACACGTGAAGAATATTTCCGAGTTTATTGATAAGGCGGCTCTTACTCAAGAGGAAATGAGAATTGTTAATAAACCATGA